A genomic region of Leptotrichia hofstadii contains the following coding sequences:
- a CDS encoding ABC transporter ATP-binding protein produces the protein MNKNKKAENSQSRNQIKGLIRLLGYMFKHYKIQTLFVIVFICLSSFGMVIGTMYSKELIDGIIIPNIGKNNPNFINELVSLILKMAVVYGGAVICTYIYEIFMIYVAQGTLKRLRDDVFIHMESLPIKYFDTNAHGDIMSVYSSDIDALRNMMVESLSQVISSIITIISVLISMFILNIPLALFVVVMITIMIITTKTISSKSSKNYTAQQKNIGIVNGYVEEMIEGLKVVKVFSYEKKADERFNKLNTALFNRANNAMKFANILGPAVGNLGNINFVLTAVLGSIIVFNNIAGFTIGGLVSFLQFIKVINQPVSQIAQQLTSVILASAGAQRVFNLLDQTPEQDEGYVTLVNANIHENGNITETEKHTGVWAWKYPHSDGTISYERLMGDVVFEDVTFGYNDEKTILHNINLYAKPGEKIAFVGATGAGKTTITNLINRFYDINFGKIRYDGINIEKIKKQDLRESLGIVLQDTHLFSGTVADNIRYGKLDATDEEVYAAAKLANADHFIKHLPQGYNTYLSGDGSSLSQGQRQLLSIARAAIADPPVLILDEATSSIDTRTEKIVQEGMDKLMVGRTVFVIAHRLSTIKNSDVIMVLDQGKIIERGNHDELIAQKGTYYQLYTGGFENQ, from the coding sequence ATGAATAAAAATAAAAAAGCTGAAAATTCGCAATCACGAAATCAGATAAAAGGATTAATCCGATTATTAGGATACATGTTTAAGCATTATAAAATACAGACACTATTTGTTATTGTATTTATTTGTTTGAGTTCATTTGGAATGGTTATTGGGACAATGTATTCAAAAGAATTGATTGATGGAATAATTATTCCTAACATTGGTAAAAATAATCCTAACTTTATCAATGAGCTTGTGAGCCTAATTTTAAAAATGGCAGTCGTATATGGCGGAGCTGTAATTTGTACATATATTTATGAAATATTTATGATTTACGTTGCACAGGGAACATTGAAAAGATTAAGAGATGATGTATTTATACATATGGAATCGCTTCCTATAAAATATTTTGATACAAATGCACATGGAGATATAATGAGTGTTTATTCAAGCGATATTGACGCTTTACGAAATATGATGGTTGAAAGCTTGTCACAGGTAATATCTTCAATTATTACAATTATAAGTGTCCTTATTTCAATGTTTATATTAAATATTCCGCTAGCACTTTTCGTAGTAGTAATGATTACAATTATGATTATCACAACAAAAACTATTTCTTCAAAAAGTTCAAAAAATTATACTGCACAGCAAAAAAATATTGGTATTGTAAATGGATATGTAGAAGAAATGATAGAAGGACTGAAAGTTGTAAAAGTATTCTCGTATGAGAAAAAGGCTGATGAACGTTTTAATAAGCTGAATACGGCATTATTTAACAGGGCTAACAATGCAATGAAATTTGCAAATATTCTAGGTCCCGCTGTCGGAAATCTTGGAAATATAAACTTCGTGCTTACAGCAGTTCTTGGTTCAATAATTGTGTTTAATAATATTGCAGGCTTTACAATTGGAGGACTTGTATCGTTCTTGCAGTTTATAAAAGTAATAAACCAGCCTGTTTCGCAAATTGCACAGCAATTAACATCAGTAATATTGGCATCGGCTGGAGCTCAAAGGGTATTTAACCTGCTAGATCAGACACCTGAACAAGATGAGGGCTATGTAACTCTTGTAAACGCAAATATTCATGAAAATGGAAATATTACAGAAACTGAAAAGCACACAGGTGTATGGGCTTGGAAATATCCACATTCTGACGGAACGATTTCTTATGAAAGACTAATGGGAGATGTTGTTTTTGAAGATGTAACATTTGGATATAATGATGAAAAGACAATACTTCACAATATCAATCTTTATGCAAAGCCAGGAGAAAAAATTGCATTTGTGGGTGCAACAGGAGCTGGGAAAACTACAATTACAAACTTAATTAACAGATTTTACGATATTAACTTTGGAAAAATCCGATATGATGGAATTAACATTGAAAAAATAAAAAAACAGGATTTAAGAGAATCTCTTGGAATTGTACTACAGGACACACACTTATTTTCTGGAACAGTTGCCGACAACATCAGATATGGAAAACTTGATGCAACAGATGAAGAAGTGTATGCGGCCGCAAAACTTGCCAATGCCGATCATTTTATAAAACACTTGCCACAAGGCTACAACACTTATTTAAGCGGTGACGGTTCGAGCCTTTCACAAGGACAGCGGCAATTATTGTCAATAGCAAGAGCGGCAATCGCCGATCCACCAGTCTTAATTCTGGATGAAGCAACTTCAAGCATTGATACAAGAACAGAAAAAATCGTGCAGGAAGGAATGGATAAGTTGATGGTAGGAAGAACAGTATTTGTAATTGCCCACAGGCTTTCAACTATCAAAAATTCCGATGTGATAATGGTACTTGATCAAGGAAAAATTATCGAACGTGGAAATCACGATGAACTGATTGCACAAAAAGGAACTTATTATCAGCTTTATACAGGAGGATTTGAAAATCAGTAA
- a CDS encoding esterase family protein codes for MQIEYKKEYSHNLGREMEFIRYGHSGKPVLVFPSQDGTCNQYEEFGMVNVLSDYIEQGRLQLFCVGSVDAESWSDIYGDPRHRIEMQEKYFNYITNEFVPRIQDISWRNDIIVTGCSMGGAHAGIVFFRRPDLFDTLISLSGMFDAAMFFGDYKDDLVYNNSVVDFLRNMPWNHPYLDIYRQKNIIVCIGQGAWEGELLPSNRELADILYEKEVPAWNDFWGYDVAHDWDWWRLQIRYFMEHLDI; via the coding sequence ATGCAAATAGAATACAAAAAAGAGTACAGCCATAATTTAGGAAGAGAAATGGAATTCATAAGATATGGACATTCAGGAAAGCCTGTTTTAGTTTTTCCTTCACAAGATGGAACTTGCAACCAGTATGAAGAATTTGGAATGGTAAATGTGCTGTCAGATTACATCGAGCAAGGGAGACTGCAATTATTTTGTGTCGGAAGTGTTGACGCTGAGAGCTGGTCAGACATTTACGGAGACCCAAGACATAGAATAGAAATGCAGGAGAAATATTTTAATTATATTACAAATGAATTTGTACCAAGAATACAGGATATTTCTTGGAGAAATGATATTATTGTTACAGGATGCAGCATGGGAGGAGCTCATGCGGGAATAGTATTTTTTAGAAGGCCCGACTTATTTGACACCTTGATTTCCTTAAGTGGAATGTTTGATGCGGCAATGTTTTTTGGAGATTACAAAGATGATCTTGTCTATAACAATTCTGTTGTTGATTTTTTAAGAAATATGCCATGGAATCATCCTTATCTGGATATTTACAGACAGAAAAATATCATAGTGTGCATTGGACAAGGAGCTTGGGAAGGAGAACTTCTTCCGAGTAACAGAGAACTTGCAGATATTCTTTATGAAAAAGAAGTTCCAGCATGGAATGATTTCTGGGGTTACGATGTAGCTCATGACTGGGACTGGTGGAGATTGCAAATAAGATATTTTATGGAACATTTAGATATCTAG
- a CDS encoding DUF3427 domain-containing protein produces the protein MSILVKKSEPNNLINTEEKNNNFLEITEYKENLEFEILETFSEKISDFIGKNDYQKVIEFTEKQLYLLNQAFTDKSEKIKTQNTDFHFELPLKRKNNDIIGNINELIINEKVKFRNFFIYLKQELLNCKKFYFIVSFIKYSGIQLLISTLDELEKQGIQGEIITSVYLNITDSKALRKLLSYKNIKVKIYNNSSESFHTKAYLFEKEKYHSVIIGSSNISQSALYSAEEWNVKLTDSSFFNIYEKSLNQFEKLWHSNEAIELTEDFIDEYEKYKKSINTQNTFDYRKTKITQKDEFVPNSMQKRVLEKLDETRENGNKKGLVISATGTGKTYLAAMDIKQFFEIDSNNENKLFEINNEKPKISNIKFLFIAHREELLENAMNVFSRILKIDKNEFGRIYGGLKEINKSMVFASIQSLRNCYNEFKHNFFDYIIVDEFHHSMSDSYLKTLSYFQSKFLLGLTATPKRMDGKDILSLCDYNVVDEIGIKEALEEDLIVPFHYFGVNDYMINYDNIPYKNGKYNEKVLLENLLLNTRTDYIVEKINKFGFDGDKLSAVAFCQNIEHAFFMKEEFRNKGYKSAVITANTSSNERSEILDKFKNKKIEILCVVDILNEGIDIPTINLLLFLRPTMSSTIFIQQIGRGLRKAENKDFVTIIDFIGNHKKDYLLINYFSNEVDNKDTLFTKKEKIINEIKNQFSNIPKSCYVELDRVCQNRIIEKIEKINFSSKNILKDLYLDYKEEIGKSENEILKVSDFDTNIELFQELSLKLGSFYNAQLQFENPEILKMNKISLNSEEIEFLAYLEKKLTLVEPFTYLIINYLINNEFITSEITINEYRNYFNIKNNFEKEYVINRIFRELVEDKILEQNSKNNDLFKISETCKKIFQNINKIDNNNEINLKLINLDNSQNSNYNFKIRLKELLYLGLSEFKKNNNLSIFNENILIPYKKYKRIELQILLDSKVPKGSWRAGYANTDKDICLFATIDKTHILQENLKYDNSLFADNLIQWISQPKTAHNSSVGKMFTNHSELGYNVHIFIRKYAFMNNNKTNPFIYLGKANYYKSYGDKPMRILWKLDEKIPQELIYELYNLS, from the coding sequence ATGAGTATTTTAGTCAAAAAATCTGAGCCAAATAATTTAATAAATACAGAAGAAAAAAATAATAATTTTTTAGAAATAACTGAATACAAGGAAAATTTGGAATTTGAAATTTTGGAAACTTTTTCAGAAAAAATTTCTGATTTTATTGGGAAAAATGATTATCAAAAAGTTATTGAATTTACCGAAAAACAGTTGTATTTATTAAATCAGGCATTTACAGATAAATCAGAAAAAATAAAAACTCAAAATACTGATTTTCACTTTGAGTTACCATTAAAACGAAAAAATAACGATATAATCGGAAATATAAATGAATTAATTATAAACGAAAAAGTAAAGTTTCGTAATTTTTTTATTTATTTAAAACAGGAATTATTAAACTGTAAAAAATTCTATTTTATAGTAAGTTTTATAAAATACTCAGGTATACAGCTTTTAATAAGTACTTTAGATGAACTTGAAAAACAAGGCATTCAAGGGGAAATTATAACATCTGTCTATCTAAATATCACAGACTCAAAGGCGTTGCGAAAACTTTTGTCGTATAAAAATATAAAAGTAAAGATTTACAATAATTCAAGCGAGAGTTTTCATACAAAAGCATATTTATTTGAAAAGGAAAAATATCATAGTGTTATAATCGGATCATCTAATATTAGCCAAAGTGCTTTATATTCGGCTGAAGAATGGAATGTGAAACTGACAGACAGCAGTTTTTTTAATATTTATGAAAAATCATTAAACCAATTTGAAAAATTGTGGCACAGTAATGAAGCAATAGAATTGACAGAAGATTTTATTGATGAATATGAAAAATATAAAAAATCTATAAATACACAAAATACATTTGATTATAGAAAAACAAAAATAACACAAAAAGATGAATTTGTTCCAAATAGCATGCAAAAAAGAGTTTTGGAAAAGTTGGATGAAACAAGAGAAAATGGCAATAAAAAAGGACTCGTGATTTCTGCAACTGGTACAGGGAAAACTTACCTTGCCGCAATGGATATAAAACAATTTTTTGAAATTGATTCTAATAATGAAAATAAACTATTTGAAATAAATAATGAAAAACCTAAAATTTCAAATATAAAATTTTTATTTATAGCTCATCGTGAAGAATTGTTAGAAAATGCAATGAATGTTTTTTCAAGAATTCTTAAAATTGATAAAAATGAATTTGGAAGAATTTACGGTGGCTTAAAAGAAATTAATAAAAGTATGGTTTTTGCTTCGATTCAATCATTAAGAAATTGTTACAATGAATTTAAACATAATTTCTTTGATTATATCATAGTTGACGAATTTCATCATTCAATGTCAGACAGTTATTTAAAGACGCTATCATATTTTCAGAGTAAATTTTTGCTAGGTTTGACAGCAACTCCGAAACGTATGGATGGCAAAGATATTCTGTCACTTTGTGACTATAATGTTGTTGATGAAATTGGAATAAAAGAGGCTTTGGAAGAGGATTTGATTGTGCCTTTTCATTATTTTGGTGTAAATGATTACATGATTAATTATGATAACATTCCTTACAAAAATGGGAAATATAATGAAAAAGTATTATTAGAAAATTTATTACTGAACACACGTACCGATTATATTGTTGAAAAAATCAATAAGTTTGGTTTTGATGGCGATAAATTAAGTGCTGTCGCATTTTGCCAAAATATAGAGCATGCTTTTTTCATGAAAGAAGAATTTAGAAACAAAGGCTATAAATCCGCTGTAATCACAGCAAATACAAGTTCAAACGAAAGATCAGAAATTTTAGACAAATTTAAAAATAAAAAAATTGAAATTTTATGTGTAGTAGATATTTTAAATGAAGGAATTGACATTCCAACAATTAATTTACTGCTATTTTTACGTCCTACAATGTCCTCAACGATTTTTATACAGCAAATTGGAAGAGGATTAAGAAAGGCTGAAAATAAAGATTTTGTTACAATTATTGATTTTATTGGAAATCATAAGAAAGATTATTTGCTAATAAATTATTTTTCAAACGAAGTTGACAACAAGGATACTTTATTTACTAAAAAAGAAAAAATAATAAACGAAATAAAAAATCAATTTTCAAATATTCCAAAATCATGCTATGTAGAACTAGATAGAGTTTGTCAAAATCGTATTATTGAAAAAATCGAAAAAATCAACTTCAGTTCTAAAAATATTTTAAAAGACTTGTATTTAGATTATAAAGAAGAAATTGGCAAATCTGAAAATGAAATTTTAAAAGTAAGTGATTTTGATACAAATATCGAATTGTTTCAAGAATTATCCTTAAAATTAGGCTCATTTTATAATGCACAGCTGCAATTTGAAAATCCTGAAATTCTAAAAATGAATAAAATATCTTTAAATTCAGAAGAAATTGAATTTTTGGCATATTTAGAAAAAAAATTGACGCTTGTAGAGCCATTTACGTATTTAATTATAAATTATTTGATAAATAATGAGTTTATAACTTCAGAAATTACTATTAATGAGTATAGAAATTATTTTAATATAAAAAATAATTTTGAAAAAGAATATGTTATAAACCGCATTTTTAGAGAATTAGTTGAAGATAAAATTTTAGAACAAAACTCCAAAAATAATGATTTATTCAAAATTTCTGAAACTTGCAAAAAAATATTTCAAAATATAAATAAAATTGATAATAACAATGAAATAAACTTAAAACTTATAAATTTAGATAATTCTCAAAATTCAAATTATAATTTCAAGATTCGTCTAAAAGAATTACTATATTTAGGATTGTCAGAATTTAAGAAAAATAATAATTTATCGATATTCAATGAGAATATTCTGATTCCGTATAAAAAATATAAAAGAATAGAACTCCAAATTTTGCTTGATTCCAAAGTGCCAAAAGGCAGCTGGAGAGCAGGTTATGCAAATACAGACAAGGATATTTGCCTTTTTGCAACAATTGACAAAACTCATATTTTACAAGAAAACTTAAAATACGATAATTCTTTATTTGCTGACAACCTAATTCAATGGATAAGCCAACCTAAAACAGCCCATAACTCAAGTGTTGGGAAAATGTTTACAAACCATAGTGAATTAGGGTATAATGTCCACATATTTATAAGGAAATATGCATTCATGAATAATAATAAAACAAACCCATTTATTTATCTAGGAAAAGCCAATTATTATAAAAGCTATGGAGATAAACCAATGAGAATTTTATGGAAGTTAGATGAGAAAATACCACAAGAGTTAATTTATGAATTGTATAATTTAAGTTAA
- a CDS encoding 3'-5' exonuclease: MNKEKKLNKNIIFFDVETNGFQGSSVLSMSAIKVNYNSENTGEERNKWKKVSEFNRFYFRNEGEELNEGAVSVNGLTDDVILSERKNIIQNTGIEYPLTFKEDMDNFFLFCQDTSHFVAHNIKFDRSFVDFPLQNQFDTMLTNIDIVKVNGSSYGNYKWPKLMECANYYNIPFEESQLHGSYYDVLIMFRIFFKMMKHKTGNKRILEFLEKE, encoded by the coding sequence GTGAACAAAGAAAAAAAACTAAATAAGAATATAATATTTTTTGATGTGGAAACAAATGGATTTCAGGGAAGTTCAGTTTTGTCAATGTCTGCAATAAAAGTGAATTATAATTCTGAAAATACTGGAGAAGAAAGAAATAAATGGAAAAAAGTATCTGAATTTAACAGGTTTTATTTCAGAAATGAAGGCGAAGAGTTAAATGAAGGGGCAGTTAGTGTAAATGGCTTGACAGACGATGTCATTTTAAGTGAAAGAAAAAATATTATTCAAAATACAGGGATTGAATATCCTTTAACTTTTAAGGAAGATATGGATAATTTCTTCTTATTCTGTCAAGACACAAGCCATTTTGTCGCCCATAACATAAAATTTGACAGAAGCTTCGTAGATTTTCCTCTGCAAAATCAATTTGATACAATGCTAACAAATATAGACATCGTTAAAGTAAACGGTTCTTCGTACGGAAATTACAAATGGCCAAAACTTATGGAATGTGCCAATTATTATAATATCCCGTTTGAAGAAAGCCAGTTGCACGGCAGTTATTACGATGTTCTTATAATGTTTAGAATTTTCTTCAAGATGATGAAGCATAAGACCGGAAATAAGCGAATTTTAGAATTTTTAGAAAAAGAATAA
- a CDS encoding GTP-binding protein has translation MLDQKNKRNFSIIAHIDHGKSTIADRLLEQTGTVTQREMVDQLLDSMDLEREKGITIKAQAVTLKYKARNGETYELNLIDTPGHVDFIYEVSRSLAACDGALLVVDAAQGDETRTMISYDLPLAEIVIDFYDKLKSRTKGYASFEYEMIGYKESDLVKVDILVSGNPVDAFSFIAHKDNAYYRGRAIVEKLKDVIPRQQFEIPLQAALGTKIIARETIKALRKNVLAKCYGGDITRKKKLLEKQKEGKKRMKAIGNVEIPQEAFLSVLKLND, from the coding sequence ATGTTGGATCAAAAAAATAAAAGAAATTTTTCGATAATAGCACATATTGATCATGGAAAATCCACTATTGCGGACAGGCTTTTGGAGCAGACAGGGACTGTAACACAAAGGGAAATGGTGGATCAGTTGCTGGACAGTATGGATTTAGAAAGGGAAAAAGGGATAACGATTAAGGCACAAGCAGTTACGTTGAAGTATAAGGCTCGAAACGGGGAGACTTATGAGTTAAATTTAATTGATACGCCGGGACACGTCGATTTTATTTACGAAGTATCAAGATCGCTTGCAGCTTGTGACGGAGCCTTGCTTGTAGTTGACGCTGCACAGGGAGATGAAACTCGTACAATGATAAGTTATGATTTGCCACTTGCAGAAATAGTAATTGATTTTTACGATAAATTGAAATCACGTACAAAAGGGTATGCTTCATTTGAATATGAAATGATTGGATACAAGGAATCAGACTTGGTAAAAGTGGATATTTTGGTAAGCGGAAATCCAGTAGATGCCTTTTCATTCATTGCTCATAAAGATAATGCCTATTACAGAGGGCGTGCAATCGTTGAAAAATTAAAAGATGTAATTCCAAGACAGCAGTTTGAAATACCATTACAGGCCGCATTGGGTACAAAAATAATTGCAAGAGAAACAATTAAGGCACTTAGAAAGAACGTACTTGCAAAATGTTATGGTGGAGATATTACACGTAAGAAAAAATTATTAGAAAAACAAAAAGAAGGTAAAAAACGTATGAAGGCAATCGGAAATGTAGAAATACCGCAAGAAGCGTTTTTATCAGTATTAAAACTAAATGATTAA
- a CDS encoding ABC transporter ATP-binding protein — translation MLKKLFSRLGEYKKSALISPIFIGIEVIFEMLIPTLMAVIIDSGLNGNDGKGDMKFIVIMGLATFGVAMLSLLCGIQASKYASYASAGFAKNLRKDLFSKIQSFSFTNIDKFSTAGLITRFTTDVNNIQNSFQMLIRGFVRAPLMMCVAIFMSFMISPKLSMIFIVAVLFLGSFLAFVIFKVHPIFTAAIKKYDDINSSLQENINGIRVVKAYIREKYETNKFKKATESLRNMLLKGERIIIFVSPVMQITVFGCILLLSWFGAKMIVVNELTTGQLTSLFAYTTNILMSLLMLAMMLVNIVFSRASGDRIVMVLDEEPSIKNPENRITEVKDGSIVFKNVDFSYSNNPDVLNLTKINLEIKSGETIGIIGGTGSAKSTLVQLIPRLYDVLNGELLVGGVNVKDYDIKTLRDNVAMVLQKNVLFSGTIKDNLRWGNENATDEEMEHACKLAQADEFIQKFPKKYDTRIERGGANVSGGQRQRLCIARALLKSPKILILDDSTSAVDTKTDKLIREAFKNELPHITKIIIGQRVSSIKDSDKILVLEDGIITAAGTHDELLKTSKVYREVYESQTEGSNK, via the coding sequence ATGTTAAAAAAACTATTTTCCCGTCTTGGGGAGTATAAAAAAAGTGCGTTAATTTCGCCAATATTTATTGGAATAGAAGTTATTTTTGAAATGCTTATTCCAACACTTATGGCTGTAATTATTGACAGCGGACTGAATGGAAATGATGGCAAGGGAGATATGAAGTTTATTGTTATAATGGGACTTGCAACATTTGGAGTGGCTATGTTGTCGTTGTTATGTGGTATACAGGCCAGTAAATACGCTTCTTATGCTTCGGCTGGATTTGCTAAAAACTTGAGAAAGGATTTATTTTCTAAGATACAGTCCTTTTCATTCACTAATATTGATAAATTTTCTACAGCTGGACTGATTACAAGATTTACGACAGATGTTAATAACATTCAGAATTCATTTCAAATGTTAATCAGAGGATTTGTAAGGGCTCCGCTTATGATGTGTGTAGCAATATTTATGTCGTTTATGATAAGTCCAAAGTTGTCGATGATATTTATTGTTGCAGTTTTGTTTTTAGGAAGTTTTTTAGCCTTTGTTATTTTTAAGGTACATCCAATTTTTACAGCTGCAATTAAAAAGTATGATGACATAAATTCCAGCCTTCAGGAAAATATAAACGGTATTCGGGTTGTGAAGGCGTATATCCGTGAAAAATATGAAACTAATAAATTTAAGAAGGCTACTGAAAGTTTGAGAAATATGTTATTAAAAGGAGAAAGAATTATAATATTTGTGTCTCCTGTAATGCAGATAACAGTATTTGGTTGTATTTTACTGCTTTCGTGGTTTGGAGCAAAGATGATTGTTGTAAATGAGCTGACGACTGGGCAGCTTACAAGCCTTTTTGCTTATACAACTAATATTCTTATGAGCCTTCTTATGCTTGCAATGATGCTTGTAAATATTGTGTTTTCAAGAGCATCTGGAGATAGAATTGTGATGGTTCTAGATGAAGAGCCAAGCATTAAAAATCCTGAAAATAGGATAACAGAGGTAAAAGATGGTTCAATAGTATTTAAAAATGTGGATTTCAGTTACAGTAATAATCCCGATGTGCTGAATTTGACAAAAATAAATCTGGAAATAAAGTCTGGAGAAACTATTGGAATTATCGGGGGAACTGGAAGTGCAAAATCAACTCTTGTTCAGTTAATTCCAAGATTATACGATGTCCTGAATGGGGAACTTCTAGTTGGTGGAGTAAACGTAAAGGATTACGATATAAAGACGCTTAGGGATAATGTGGCGATGGTTCTTCAAAAAAATGTGCTGTTTTCAGGAACTATAAAGGATAATTTACGTTGGGGAAATGAAAATGCAACCGATGAGGAAATGGAACATGCCTGCAAATTGGCACAAGCTGATGAGTTTATTCAGAAATTTCCTAAAAAATATGATACTCGTATTGAACGTGGCGGAGCGAATGTGTCTGGAGGGCAAAGACAAAGACTTTGTATAGCTAGAGCCTTACTGAAATCTCCCAAAATATTAATTTTAGATGATTCTACAAGTGCAGTTGACACAAAGACAGACAAACTAATAAGAGAAGCCTTCAAAAATGAATTGCCACACATTACAAAAATTATTATCGGACAAAGAGTATCATCAATAAAAGATTCTGATAAAATATTAGTTCTGGAAGATGGAATTATCACAGCGGCAGGAACACACGATGAATTGCTTAAAACAAGCAAGGTATACCGTGAAGTTTATGAATCCCAGACAGAAGGGAGTAACAAATAA
- a CDS encoding YdcF family protein yields MKNTIIISIKISIILFVFLFCFVQYFIIKEYTTDRKAVNENKKVDYAIILGARVKGEKPTKSLMERIKAAIEYLKKNPEVKVIATGGQGKNENVAEGLAIKRELLKNGISEDRIILEDKSKNTVENFRFSLEKIENIENSKNILNNNKKNQKIKVLIVTNDYHIFRSKNIARKVGFDNENYEIYGLPAKTPLISIPKSYFREFLSNVNYFIFQSGNQLKVK; encoded by the coding sequence ATGAAGAATACAATTATAATATCAATAAAAATTTCTATTATCTTATTTGTTTTTTTATTTTGCTTTGTGCAATATTTTATAATAAAAGAATATACAACTGATAGAAAAGCCGTAAATGAGAATAAAAAAGTAGATTATGCAATAATACTGGGAGCAAGAGTAAAAGGAGAAAAGCCGACTAAATCACTTATGGAAAGGATAAAGGCTGCAATTGAGTATTTAAAGAAAAATCCAGAAGTTAAGGTTATTGCAACTGGTGGACAAGGGAAAAATGAAAATGTGGCAGAAGGATTGGCGATAAAAAGGGAACTTTTGAAGAATGGAATTAGTGAGGATAGAATTATTTTGGAGGACAAATCTAAGAATACTGTTGAAAATTTTAGGTTTAGTCTCGAGAAGATAGAAAATATTGAAAATAGTAAAAATATTTTAAACAATAATAAAAAAAATCAAAAAATAAAAGTATTGATTGTAACGAATGATTATCATATTTTCCGTTCTAAAAATATTGCTAGAAAAGTTGGATTTGATAATGAAAATTATGAAATTTATGGACTTCCGGCGAAAACGCCACTTATTTCCATACCAAAATCATATTTTAGGGAATTTTTGTCAAATGTAAATTATTTTATTTTTCAATCTGGGAATCAATTAAAAGTTAAATAA